One Phragmites australis chromosome 23, lpPhrAust1.1, whole genome shotgun sequence DNA window includes the following coding sequences:
- the LOC133905793 gene encoding uncharacterized protein LOC133905793: protein MRVGGGKKHGRYWIGDGAIDSVATPSLSQIRASSTSTSPAIRPRKDTSHHRVEALEAQLEQERRIREQMQATMEAEQRRMVEILQYMQSIGAATGVTPPPSLFAPPPPPPPPPHYSTPNQSAASNDPHASANHSPNQFH, encoded by the exons atgagggtgggaggaggcaagaagcatgggcgatactggattggcgacggcgcaatcgactcggtcgctactcccagtctctcccagattcgagcaagcagcacgagcacgagcccggccatacgacctcggaaggacacttcacaccaccgggtggaggcactcgag gcccagctggaacaagagaggaggatacgggagcaaatgcaggcgacgatggaggccgagcagcggaggatggtggagattcttcagtacatgcaaagtattggcgccgctacgggtgtgactccgccaccttcgctattcgctccacctccacctccacctccacctcctcactattctactcct aatcaatcggcggcatcgaacgatcctcatgcttcagcgaatcattcaccaaatcagtttcattga